One genomic region from Nymphaea colorata isolate Beijing-Zhang1983 chromosome 12, ASM883128v2, whole genome shotgun sequence encodes:
- the LOC116265428 gene encoding auxin-responsive protein IAA13-like isoform X3: MQQAIRGRGGGGSSTGSSANGSMSTVSKVENGVCGGGLTEQDYIGISEVSSYPCSGLLNQKKSQEGGMGLEETELNLGLSLNSMNERRVDEDDMYQRRNGSSSGGRRIGRILTAKDFTNLVSSMVQTGTKRVHNESADADSVQEVTSHPSSNQVVGWPPIRTYRMNSLVNQCRVPAEEDAENNINCDSYGEMTKNKSRQEKAGQRQNKSMFVKVNMDGVPIGRKVDLKNHASYESLAHALEEMFKRPTANAMGREHGLMVDIKSSKLLDGNSEFVLTYEDKEGDWMLVGDVPWGMFLSTVRRLRIMRTSEVNGLGTRFQDRVNGQRSKPVY; the protein is encoded by the exons ATGCAGCAGGCTATAAGAGGTAGGGGCGGTGGTGGATCATCTACAGGAAGCTCCGCCAATGGTTCAATGTCAACAGTGTCCAAGGTAGAGAATGGTGTTTGTGGTGGTGGCCTCACCGAGCAGGACTACATTGGCATCTCTGAGGTCTCTTCCTATCCTTGTTCTGGTCTGCTGAACCAGAAGAAGAGCCAGGAAGGTGGGATGGGGTTGGAGGAGACGGAGCTCAATCTGGGGTTGAGCTTGAACAGCATGAATGAGAGGAGGGTTGATGAAGATGACATGTATCAGAGGAGGAATGGCAGCAGCAGCGGAGGGAGGAGGATCGGGAGGATATTGACTGCCAAAGATTTCACTAACTTGGTTTCGTCGATGGTTCAGACGGGGACTAAGAGGGTGCACAATGAATCTGCAGATGCTGATTCTGTTCAAGAAGTGACATCTCATCCAAG CAGCAATCAGGTAGTGGGTTGGCCTCCCATCAGAACTTACAGGATGAACAGTCTGGTAAACCAATGCAGAGTTCCAGCTGAGGAAGATGCTGAGAACAACATTAATTGTGACAGCTATGGTGAGATGACTAAAAATAAGAGTAGGCAGGAGAAAGCTGGCCAACGGCAGAACAAGTCCATGTTCGTTAAAGTTAACATGGACGGAGTTCCCATCGGAAGGAAGGTGGATCTGAAGAATCATGCTTCCTATGAATCTCTGGCCCATGCATTGGAGGAGATGTTTAAGAGGCCTACCGCCAATG CCATGGGGAGGGAGCATGGGTTGATGGTTGATATCAAGTCTTCAAAGCTCCTGGATGGTAACTCTGAATTTGTCCTTACTTATGAAGACAAGGAAGGGGATTGGATGTTGGTTGGAGATGTTCCATGGGG TATGTTCTTGAGCACTGTGAGAAGGCTCAGAATTATGAGGACTTCTGAAGTCAATGGGCTTG GGACAAGATTCCAGGACAGGGTTAATGGGCAGAGAAGTAAACCAGTTTACTAG
- the LOC116265428 gene encoding auxin-responsive protein IAA13-like isoform X1 has translation MQQAIRGRGGGGSSTGSSANGSMSTVSKVENGVCGGGLTEQDYIGISEVSSYPCSGLLNQKKSQEGGMGLEETELNLGLSLNSMNERRVDEDDMYQRRNGSSSGGRRIGRILTAKDFTNLVSSMVQTGTKRVHNESADADSVQEVTSHPSSNQVVGWPPIRTYRMNSLVNQCRVPAEEDAENNINCDSYGEMTKNKSRQEKAGQRQNKSMFVKVNMDGVPIGRKVDLKNHASYESLAHALEEMFKRPTANAPAMGREHGLMVDIKSSKLLDGNSEFVLTYEDKEGDWMLVGDVPWGMFLSTVRRLRIMRTSEVNGLGTRFQDRVNGQRSKPVY, from the exons ATGCAGCAGGCTATAAGAGGTAGGGGCGGTGGTGGATCATCTACAGGAAGCTCCGCCAATGGTTCAATGTCAACAGTGTCCAAGGTAGAGAATGGTGTTTGTGGTGGTGGCCTCACCGAGCAGGACTACATTGGCATCTCTGAGGTCTCTTCCTATCCTTGTTCTGGTCTGCTGAACCAGAAGAAGAGCCAGGAAGGTGGGATGGGGTTGGAGGAGACGGAGCTCAATCTGGGGTTGAGCTTGAACAGCATGAATGAGAGGAGGGTTGATGAAGATGACATGTATCAGAGGAGGAATGGCAGCAGCAGCGGAGGGAGGAGGATCGGGAGGATATTGACTGCCAAAGATTTCACTAACTTGGTTTCGTCGATGGTTCAGACGGGGACTAAGAGGGTGCACAATGAATCTGCAGATGCTGATTCTGTTCAAGAAGTGACATCTCATCCAAG CAGCAATCAGGTAGTGGGTTGGCCTCCCATCAGAACTTACAGGATGAACAGTCTGGTAAACCAATGCAGAGTTCCAGCTGAGGAAGATGCTGAGAACAACATTAATTGTGACAGCTATGGTGAGATGACTAAAAATAAGAGTAGGCAGGAGAAAGCTGGCCAACGGCAGAACAAGTCCATGTTCGTTAAAGTTAACATGGACGGAGTTCCCATCGGAAGGAAGGTGGATCTGAAGAATCATGCTTCCTATGAATCTCTGGCCCATGCATTGGAGGAGATGTTTAAGAGGCCTACCGCCAATG CTCCAGCCATGGGGAGGGAGCATGGGTTGATGGTTGATATCAAGTCTTCAAAGCTCCTGGATGGTAACTCTGAATTTGTCCTTACTTATGAAGACAAGGAAGGGGATTGGATGTTGGTTGGAGATGTTCCATGGGG TATGTTCTTGAGCACTGTGAGAAGGCTCAGAATTATGAGGACTTCTGAAGTCAATGGGCTTG GGACAAGATTCCAGGACAGGGTTAATGGGCAGAGAAGTAAACCAGTTTACTAG
- the LOC116265428 gene encoding auxin-responsive protein IAA13-like isoform X2 gives MQQAIRGRGGGGSSTGSSANGSMSTVSKVENGVCGGGLTEQDYIGISEVSSYPCSGLLNQKKSQEGGMGLEETELNLGLSLNSMNERRVDEDDMYQRRNGSSSGGRRIGRILTAKDFTNLVSSMVQTGTKRVHNESADADSVQEVTSHPSNQVVGWPPIRTYRMNSLVNQCRVPAEEDAENNINCDSYGEMTKNKSRQEKAGQRQNKSMFVKVNMDGVPIGRKVDLKNHASYESLAHALEEMFKRPTANAPAMGREHGLMVDIKSSKLLDGNSEFVLTYEDKEGDWMLVGDVPWGMFLSTVRRLRIMRTSEVNGLGTRFQDRVNGQRSKPVY, from the exons ATGCAGCAGGCTATAAGAGGTAGGGGCGGTGGTGGATCATCTACAGGAAGCTCCGCCAATGGTTCAATGTCAACAGTGTCCAAGGTAGAGAATGGTGTTTGTGGTGGTGGCCTCACCGAGCAGGACTACATTGGCATCTCTGAGGTCTCTTCCTATCCTTGTTCTGGTCTGCTGAACCAGAAGAAGAGCCAGGAAGGTGGGATGGGGTTGGAGGAGACGGAGCTCAATCTGGGGTTGAGCTTGAACAGCATGAATGAGAGGAGGGTTGATGAAGATGACATGTATCAGAGGAGGAATGGCAGCAGCAGCGGAGGGAGGAGGATCGGGAGGATATTGACTGCCAAAGATTTCACTAACTTGGTTTCGTCGATGGTTCAGACGGGGACTAAGAGGGTGCACAATGAATCTGCAGATGCTGATTCTGTTCAAGAAGTGACATCTCATCCAAG CAATCAGGTAGTGGGTTGGCCTCCCATCAGAACTTACAGGATGAACAGTCTGGTAAACCAATGCAGAGTTCCAGCTGAGGAAGATGCTGAGAACAACATTAATTGTGACAGCTATGGTGAGATGACTAAAAATAAGAGTAGGCAGGAGAAAGCTGGCCAACGGCAGAACAAGTCCATGTTCGTTAAAGTTAACATGGACGGAGTTCCCATCGGAAGGAAGGTGGATCTGAAGAATCATGCTTCCTATGAATCTCTGGCCCATGCATTGGAGGAGATGTTTAAGAGGCCTACCGCCAATG CTCCAGCCATGGGGAGGGAGCATGGGTTGATGGTTGATATCAAGTCTTCAAAGCTCCTGGATGGTAACTCTGAATTTGTCCTTACTTATGAAGACAAGGAAGGGGATTGGATGTTGGTTGGAGATGTTCCATGGGG TATGTTCTTGAGCACTGTGAGAAGGCTCAGAATTATGAGGACTTCTGAAGTCAATGGGCTTG GGACAAGATTCCAGGACAGGGTTAATGGGCAGAGAAGTAAACCAGTTTACTAG